Proteins encoded within one genomic window of Parachlamydia sp. AcF125:
- a CDS encoding shikimate kinase, translating to MNLILCGLPKCGKTTIGKILAAQLKWTFLDTDEMIESAYKKEFGNVLSCRQIYLTKGELYFRELEKQQVLALQNRRRSVIATGGGVFHLRENSEMLKNLGTLIYLKVPLKEIWNRISCAEIPPFLGQHEPEKAFYKLSEKRLPLYEAAAHVIIEAHNLNKEEMTAAILNHEEFQYGK from the coding sequence ATGAATTTGATTTTGTGTGGATTGCCTAAATGTGGCAAAACAACTATTGGAAAAATATTGGCAGCACAATTGAAGTGGACTTTTCTTGACACCGATGAAATGATCGAATCGGCGTATAAAAAAGAATTTGGAAATGTGCTTTCCTGCCGACAAATTTATCTTACCAAAGGGGAACTCTATTTTAGAGAGCTTGAAAAGCAGCAAGTGTTAGCCTTGCAAAATCGGCGCCGAAGCGTGATTGCTACAGGAGGGGGGGTATTCCATTTAAGAGAAAATAGCGAAATGTTGAAAAATTTAGGGACCTTAATCTATCTCAAGGTGCCTCTTAAGGAAATTTGGAATCGAATAAGCTGTGCAGAGATTCCTCCGTTTTTAGGCCAACACGAGCCTGAAAAAGCTTTCTATAAGCTCTCAGAAAAGCGGCTGCCGCTTTATGAAGCCGCTGCCCATGTGATAATCGAAGCGCACAATCTAAACAAGGAAGAAATGACAGCTGCCATTTTAAATCATGAGGAGTTCCAATATGGCAAGTAA